Below is a genomic region from Planctomycetia bacterium.
GGACTGGCTACAAACGGTGACACCAAAAACCAGCGCACCGAGAAACATCATACGCTTCATCGAGCCACATCTCCTTTGCTTGCGGATCACGCGAGAGTCGACGTCCCGTTCGCGAGGCTCGTCACCCCGAGGTTGTGATCCACGAACTGTTCCGCGGCAGGCCTGTCGAGCCATTCCGTGACTCGATTGATCGCAGGTTGCTGCCGCCCCCTGGTTGCCCGACGGGCACAGTGATGCCCCGGGGGACAAGGGGGCTATCGGCGACATGGGGAAAGCGGCTTGAGCTACGTCGAAGTATTTTTCGAACGGCCCTGCGGCCCTGCGCATTGCGAAAAACATGCAGCGAAACCGCATCATGCGGGTCGTGCGGCGCGACGCCTCACGACCCGCACAGCTTCGCGCATCGAGGCGGCAAAGTTTCACATTCCTGACCGCCGGCAGCGGTCATGCGCCGCGTTTCCGCCGGCAGGTCGTGTTTCTTGACAGTCGTTGCCCAACCGGTAAACTCCGAATCGACTCTGGTGGCCGGGCGAGGGCAGCTGCTCCTGCCCGGCAAACAGGGAACTCCGGTGTGAATCCGGGACGGCCCCGCCGCTGTGATCGGGCGATTTTCTCGGGGCCACGCTCGTCGTGGCCCGTGAAAGACAGGCCGGCTGCATTCGATCCATTGCGATCCTCCTGCTCCTGGCGGAGGGAACGCGAGAAGGACGCAGCCGGCGGATGCCCGAAAGTCAGAAGACCTACCAGGTGTCGGGAGTCTGTCGGACCGCGAGGGCGGAATGACGGGCACGGCCGCGGGAGCGGCCGGTCGTGACAACGCTCAGGATCCGCTGCTGCAAGCCCCCGCTTCGTATCCCGGTCGCTCGTGCGCCTGCACGGGCTGCCTGCGGTTCGAGGTGTGCGCTTGCCAGGCGGTCATTCGATGGATTTCCCTGCGCGGAGTCGGCGGAGCGGCATGACGCTCGTCGAACTGCTGGTCGTGGTGGCGGTACTCGCCGCACTCTTGGCCCTGCTGCTGCCGGCCGTCCAGGCCGTGCGCGAGGCGGGGCGGCGGGTGCAGTGCGCCAGCAATCTGCGTGAGATCGGCTGCGCTCTCCATGGTCACCTGCTGGCGAAGCGCGTGTTTCCAGCCGGCTGCCTAGAGTGGAAACCCGGCACTGGTGGCACGAACCGCTGCCTGGCCTGGAGCGCGTTCATCCTGCCGTGGCTGGAACAGCAGAGCCTCGCCGACCGGATTGACTTCTCCAAGCCCTACGATCATGCGGTGAATGCCGCCGCCGCGGCGGTTCCGCTCCCGGTCTTCGCCTGTCCGTCGGCGGGCCGCATTCCGCTCGTCGGCGGCCTCGGGGGCAGTGACTACGGCGGCATCAACGGCGAACGGATCCGCTCCCCGAACAACCCGGAGAAAGGCGTGTTCATCAACAACCGGGGGATCGCCGAGCGGGAAATCAGCGACGGGCTCTCCAACACGCTGTTCGTCGGCGAGTGCGCCTCCGGCCCCTGGCCCGACGGCCAGTGGATCAACGGCCGCAATCTTTTCGACCAGGCCTATTCCGTGAACTGGCCGACCTGGGAGGACGAGATGCGCAGCCGTCATTCCGGTGGCGCCCACGGTTTGTGCGGCGACGGTGTCGTCCGCTTCATCGCCGATGCGACCGATCGTCTCGTGCTCGCCGCCGTCTGCACCCGCAACCGGGGCGAGACGGAGCCGACACCCTGGTCCCAGCCCTGACGAATCCGACGTTCCACTCGCCCGGAGGTGCCGCTCCTCACCGCTGACCGCTCCGTATCGCAGCTCGCTGCGTGACGGATTTCGTCGTCGTGCCCGGCCGTTCATGCCGGTTGCGGGCAGCAGCATCGTCGTCGGCCCTCTCTCAGGAAAGTGTGTGTCATGCGTTCTTCAGGTTTTCATGCACGAATGCGCGCGGTCATCGTGTCGCTGGCCAGCCTCCTCCTCTGCGCGGCCGTGTGGCCGCCTCGCGTGCGGGCCGATGTCGTCATCGGGTTCGAGGATCTCACCGTGCCGATGGCCGGTTTCTACAACGGCAACCCCGGCGGCCTGATGGCCGGCCATTCCGTGACGGGAAGCTGGGCATCGGGGGGCGTCCTCTTCGCCAATCAGTTCGGCATCGACGCATCCTACGGATATGAGTCCTGGGCCGGTTTTTCCTTCTCGAACGTTGCTGTGCCGGGTCCCGCGACGTTTACGAACCAATACGCTTCATATCCCGGCGGTGGCGCCAGCTCGGCGACCTACGCCGTCGCCTATCAGGACACGTTCACCCCCTTCTCGCCGGCCGTCACCCTGCCGGTGGCCACGGCGGTGTCCGGATTCATGATTGCCAACACCACCTACGCCTACGGAGTTATGGCGGTGGTGGATCCGAACGGGTTCAGTGTTCCGCTGGCCACGGGGACGGGCTGGTTCGCTACGACCGCCACCGGTTTTCGTGGCGGAATCATCACCGATTCCGCGACCTTTTTTCTCGCGGATCTGCGGAGTGCCTCGTTCGTCGGTGTCCGCAGCGGTTGGGAATGGTTCGACCTCACGACTTTGGGGGAGGTTGACCGGATCGCGTTCACGTTCGACGGCAGCGACAAGCACCCGACCTACGGCCTGAACACGCCGGCGTACTTTGCGATGGACAACCTGACGATCTCCGCCGTGCCGGAGCCGGGAACCTGGGCGTTGCTCGGAGGGGGCGTTGCTGCCTGGGGCATCTTTCGGTGCCGGAGACGGGGCGTTCGTTCATGAGTCAGGACACCGTTTGCCGCGTTGCCGCGCTCGAGCACAACGCCCGGGCCTGGGACCGGCTCGCGGCGGCGGGCGCGGAACTGACGCGGCCCGCCGTCGACGAGGCCTTCGCCGATGCCCGCAGCTGGCTGGGCACGGGCGGCAGCGCCGGCCGGCCCTGGATCCCGGAGCGACTCGACGGACTGGACGTCCTGTGCCTCGCTGCCGGTGGCGGCAAGCACGGGCCGATCTACGCCGCGGCCGGCGGTCGTGTCACCGTCGTCGATCTGTCGGGCTCCATGCTCGCCCTCGACCGACAGGTGGCCCGGGAGCGTCGCATCGACCTGGAGATCGTGCAGACGTCGATGGACGACCTGGCGATGCTCGGGGCGGGCCGCTTCGATCTCGTCATCCATCCGGTCAGCACCTGCTACATCCCCGACGTGGCCGCGGTGTTCGCGGCAGTGGCGTTCGTCACCAAACCACATGGGCTGTACATCAGCCAGCACAAGTCGCCCACCAGCCTGCAGGCCGGGATCGGCCCCAACGCCGCCGGCCGCTACGAGCTGCGGCATCCGCAAGGGAGCCGCGCGCCGCTCCCGCCGGAGCCACCATCCCGGCTTCGCGAGGCGGGCACGCAGGAGTTCGTGCACCCGCTCTCGGCCCTGCTCGGCGGCATCTGCCGGGCGGGATTCACGATCGAGGATGTTTCCGAGCCCGACCACGCCCGCCCCGATGCCGAGGTCGGTTCGTTCGCCCATCGCGCCGCCTACCTGCCCCCGTACCTCCGCGTCCTCGCCCGGCGAACCGGGGGACCGGCGGCGGCCGGTCGCCTCGTGCTGCTACAACAGTAGCGTCACGGCCCGGGTGCCGGCCGCCCCCGCCCGGTCAACAGGGAAACTGCTGCCATGATCTGCCTCAACGTCCTCCTCCTCGCCAAAGATCCGGCCGACGTGCCGACGATCCGCGCGCATCTCGCCGCCGCCATGCGGAAGAGCCGCACCGAGCCGGGCTGCCTGAGGTTCGACGTCTACCATTCGAACACGGAGCCACGGCGGTTCGTGCTCGTCGAGCACTGGGCCTCGCCCGAGGCGCTCGACGCCCACCGGCTCGCCGAGGCCTACACCACGATCTACAAGCCGCATGTCATGCCGCTCATCGAACGCGAGGGGCATCCGGCGACGCTCCTCGACTGACGCGGCCATGATCCTCCTCATCGACAACTACGACTCGTTCACCTGGAACCTCGTGCAACGGTTCGGCGAGATCGCCCCCGATCTGCCGGTGGAGGTGGTCCGCAACGACGGCATCGGCTGCGCCGACATCGCCGCCCGTGCCCCCGCGTTCCTCGTCATCTCCCCCGGCCCCTGCACCCCCGACGAGGCGGGCATTTCCTGCGACGCGATCCGGCGGTTCGCCG
It encodes:
- a CDS encoding prepilin-type N-terminal cleavage/methylation domain-containing protein gives rise to the protein MTLVELLVVVAVLAALLALLLPAVQAVREAGRRVQCASNLREIGCALHGHLLAKRVFPAGCLEWKPGTGGTNRCLAWSAFILPWLEQQSLADRIDFSKPYDHAVNAAAAAVPLPVFACPSAGRIPLVGGLGGSDYGGINGERIRSPNNPEKGVFINNRGIAEREISDGLSNTLFVGECASGPWPDGQWINGRNLFDQAYSVNWPTWEDEMRSRHSGGAHGLCGDGVVRFIADATDRLVLAAVCTRNRGETEPTPWSQP
- a CDS encoding PEP-CTERM domain protein codes for the protein MRAVIVSLASLLLCAAVWPPRVRADVVIGFEDLTVPMAGFYNGNPGGLMAGHSVTGSWASGGVLFANQFGIDASYGYESWAGFSFSNVAVPGPATFTNQYASYPGGGASSATYAVAYQDTFTPFSPAVTLPVATAVSGFMIANTTYAYGVMAVVDPNGFSVPLATGTGWFATTATGFRGGIITDSATFFLADLRSASFVGVRSGWEWFDLTTLGEVDRIAFTFDGSDKHPTYGLNTPAYFAMDNLTISAVPEPGTWALLGGGVAAWGIFRCRRRGVRS
- a CDS encoding SAM-dependent methyltransferase, giving the protein MSQDTVCRVAALEHNARAWDRLAAAGAELTRPAVDEAFADARSWLGTGGSAGRPWIPERLDGLDVLCLAAGGGKHGPIYAAAGGRVTVVDLSGSMLALDRQVARERRIDLEIVQTSMDDLAMLGAGRFDLVIHPVSTCYIPDVAAVFAAVAFVTKPHGLYISQHKSPTSLQAGIGPNAAGRYELRHPQGSRAPLPPEPPSRLREAGTQEFVHPLSALLGGICRAGFTIEDVSEPDHARPDAEVGSFAHRAAYLPPYLRVLARRTGGPAAAGRLVLLQQ